The DNA region CCAGCGTGCAGGGTCTGTTTCCCGCATGGGCGCAAACCGGATCGCGCGGCATCGCGCCAACAATCACAACGCTCAGCGGACCTGACATCGCGCTCACCGTTGGCCACGCACCGTTCAGCGTCGGCGGGCGCACTGGCCATGCCGTAACCGTTAACGGCACACTCCCCGCCCCGCTGCTGCGTCTTCGCGAAGGTCAGCGCGCGCAGCTCTCCGTGACCAACACGCTCGACGAAGACACTTCAATTCATTGGCACGGCATCTTGCTGCCATTCCAAATGGACGGCGTGCCGGGCATCAGCTTCCCCGGCATCCGCCCGGGCGAAACGTTCGTCTATGATTTCCCGGTTCGCCAGGCTGGCACCTATTGGTATCATAGCCACTCAGGTCTTCAGGAAGCGATGGGCCATTTCGGTCCGATGATTATCGATCCTGCGGGCGCCGATCCTGTCGCCTATGACCGCGAACATGTGATCGTGCTCTCCGACTGGAGCTTTTTGCATCCGCACGAAATCCTGCGCCGTCTGAAGGCAAGCCCCGGCTATTTCAACCAACAGCGCACCACCGTCGCTGGCCTCCTCTCCGGCGAGGACCGCATGGGCGCTTCGCAACGCCGCATGTGGGCCGGGATGCGCATGGATCCGCGCGACATCTCAGACGTCACCGGCTCTACATACACTTATCTCGTCAACGGCCACGGGCCTGACGAGAATTGGACCGGCCTGTTCGAGCCCGGCGAGCGCGTCCGTCTCCGCATCATCAACGCTTCGGCGATGACCAACTTCAATGTGCGCATCCCGGGCTTGCCGATGACCGTCGTGCAAGCGGATGGTGAAAACGTCCGCCCAGTCGAAGTCGATGAGTTTCAGATCGCGGTGGCGGAGACTTACGACGTCATGGTCAACCCGCGTGAAGATCGCGCCTACACGCTCGTTTCAGAAGCCGTAGATCGCTCCGGCATGGGCCGCGCCACCATCGCGCCGCGCCTCGGCATGAGCGCCGAAGTCCCACTAGTCCGCCAGGTGCCAAATCTCACCATGCGGGACATGGGTATGGATATGGGCGCCATGGATCACGGCAACATGGACCATGGCGACATGAACATGCGCGACACATCGCTCGCGCCGCCGAGTATGGCCGTCGGCGTTGGCGTGCAGAGCATCTCGCCCATGCCGGAGAATCGTCTGGCCGAACGCCCGCTCGGGCTTGAGAACGAACCGCACCGCGTTCTGGTCTACACCGATCTCGTCGCGCTCAATCCCAACCGCGACACGCGCCCGCCATCACGCACGCTGGAGATCCACCTCACCGGCAACATGGAACGCTACATGTGGGGCTTCGACGGCCGCCGCTTCAACGAGATCGTCGAGCCACTCCGTTTCGAGCGCAACGAGCGCGTCCGCGTCACGCTCGTGAACGACACAATGATGCAACACCCGATCCATCTGCACGGACACTTTTTCGAACTGGTCAACGGACATGGACCCAATCAACCTCTGAAGCACACTGTGAACGTCGCGCCAGGCGGTCGCTTGTCTTTCGATCTCACGGCCGACGCGCCCGGCGATTGGGCGTTTCACTGCCACATGATGATGCACATGCACTCGGGCATGTTCAACGTCGTGAGCATTCGGCCATTGGATGGCGTCGCATCATGAAGATGATGGCCGCATTCGTCGCGCCATTGGTTCTCGCAACAGCCATGCCTGCCGCCGCCCAAGACCACGCGCAACATGAAACCCAGACGCCCGCACCCGATCCGCACGCTGGGCATACCCGCGCAACAACGCCGCAAGCGACGCCGCCAGCCAGCGGCGAGGCGAACGCCGCCGACCTCTATTTTGACCCTGCCGCGATGGCCCGCGCGCGAGAGCAACTGGTCACCGAGAACGGCGGCATGCGAACTCACGCCATCATCCTTGAGGAGTTGGAGGCCGGATTCGACGATGAGAGCGAGACTTACGCTTGGCACGTCCAAGGTTGGTATGGGGGCGACGTCCACCGGTTCTGGTGGAAATCCGAGGGCGAAAGCGCGTTTGGCGAAGAAATCGAACACGCCGAGCTGCAGCTCCTCTACAGCCGTGCTGTAACACCCTACTTCGATCTGCAAGCGGGCGTTCGGCAGTCCTATCTCGACGGCGAAGATCGCACCGATTTGGTTGTCGGCATTCAAGGACTCGCGCCCCATTGGTTCGAAGTCGGCGCAGCGGCGTTCGTCTCCACTGAGGGCGACGTGACTGCGCGTGCTGAGGCCGAATACGATCTTCGGCTCACTCAAAAGCTCATCCTGCAACCAAGCGCCGAACTCCATTTCGCGGCGCAAGACATCCCCGATCTTGATGTAGGCGCGGGCTTCACAGACGCGAACTTAGGCGTGCGCCTGCGTTATGAAATCAGCCGAAGCTTTGCCCCTTACGTCGGCGTCGAATGGACAAGCGCACTCGGCGAGACCCGCGAGATTCGTGAATCTCTCGGCGCAGACACTCAATCAACACGCACGGTCATCGGACTGCGCGCCCTCTTCTGATCTGAATGGAGAATATCATGTCCAAACTCCCCCTCATGCTCGGCGCGGTGCTTGCGCTCTTCGCCACAGCGCCGATCGCAGCGGCCCAACACAATCACGGCAGCCACGGCGCGCAGAGCACCATCCAGACCAATCCAGCGGACGGCACGATGGGCGCGGCGCCACAAACATTCAGCGCAACGTTTGAACATCCAATGCGGCTGACCGCACTCGTCATCACGCCCAGCGGTGGCGATCCAATCGCGGTGACCGTCCCAGCCAGCGCGGCTGCAACCACGCCAAGCGTAGCGCTACCGCGCTTAGCGCCGGGCAACTACACGTTCACGTGGACCGCCAGCGGCGACGACAATCACACGATGACCGGCCGCGTTCGCTACATGGTGCATTGAGCACAGCACGGGAGCACTCCTCATGAAACGTCTCTTGCTGGCGCTCGTGGCGATCATGCTACCGCTCGTCGCCGCCCCTCCCGCTCTGGCGCACACCGCTGTGCGTGAGACGAGCATCACTGACAATTCCACGCTCTCAGCAGCGCCGGAGAACTTCACGGTCACGTTCTCCGTTGCGACTGGACTGGCGAACGTGACGCTCACCAACGCAGCGGGACGCAACATCGCCCTCGACTACACGCCACCCCACGCGATGACGACATCATTCACGATCCCGCTGCCCACGCTCGCGTCAGGCGCTTACACAATCTCGTGGCGGACAATGGCCCATGATGGCCACGTCATGCCAGGCGCCATCCATTTCACAGTGGCTGACTAGTGGAGGCCGATCCGCTCGCGCCCGCGCTTTTTGCGATCAAGCTTGGGCTCTACGGATCGGCACTCCTCGCAGCAGGTCTTGGCCTGCACGCGAGCTTAAACATCATCGCACGCGAGGACCGTCCGCGCGCGCTGCGCACCGCGGCGGTCGCAGGTCTAACTGCGCTCATCTTTGCTGCGCTTCGGCTCGGCCTCGCGAACGTGCAGTTGGGCGGCGCTAACGCGCTTCTCGATCCCGCAACGCTGTCGTGGACATGGCCCGCGCTTGGTCCCAGCTCGACAGCTGTTGTCGTTGGCGCTGTTGCTATGGCGGCCGGATGGTTGCTGCGCTCGTCTATCGCCACTGCCATCGGCGCCATCGCATTTTCCATTTCCTTTGGTCTAACCGGTCATACCCAAGCCTTAGAGTCTCCTGGCCTTGCACCGTGGGCGCTAGGCGCGCACGTGCTCATCGCCGCATTCTGGTTTGCTGGGCCGATAACACTTTGGCCAGCTCGCAGTCTTGAAGAGGCAACGCTCGCCGCGCGCGTGACGCGGTTCTCCAAGTTCGCCGTCGCCGCCGTTCCCGCGCTCTTCGCGCTTGGAGTTTGGCTGGGGTTACTTCTCGCGGGCGGATGGACGCCGTTGCTGACGAGCCTGTACGGCCAATTGCTGATCGCAAAGCTTGCCGCCGCCAACTTCGCTCTCGCACTCGGCGCTTACAACAAATCTGTGGTCACGGCGCGCTTGCAGACCGCCCCCGAAACTGGCCAGCGCGCGTTGAGACTCACACTTGGCCTCGACGCCGTTCTATTTCTCATTGCGCTCGCAGCCATCGCCGCAGCGACCAGCTTGACGGGACCACCGTCACCTTAGAATTTCGTTTGGGGGAAATTTTATGTCACTCGCACGTCTTGCATCGTTCGTTCATAAGTGGCTCGCGTTGCTCGTCGGCATTCAGATCGTGTTTTGGGTCGTCAGCGGCCTTTTCTTCACGATCTTTCCAATTCAACAGATACGCAGCGAGAACCTCATCCGGCCCTCGCAGGCGCAAACCCTCGACACTGCAACGCTTGCGTCTCTGGCCAGCCTGCGCGGAGACCAGAACGCGCTTCCAACGAAGCTCACGATCGAGAGACGCCCGATAGGCCAGGTCGTCGTGGCGGAATTTGCCGACGCTTCGCCCATCCTCTTCGATACCACTACGCTGCAACGCCTTTCGCCACTCAGCGCCGAACAAGCGAACGCCGTCGCCCGCGCACACGTCACGCTCACTTCCGCCCCCACCGGCGCAACACTCGTAACTGAAGAGACGGCGGAATACCGTGGCGCGTTGCCCGCGTGGCGCGTGCAATTCCCGGACGGCGGCCTTTCGGTATACGTCGCCCAGAACACCGGCGCCGTCACCGCACGCCGTTCCGATCTATGGCGCCTCTACGATACACTATGGGCCCTGCACATCATGGACTGGCAGAACCACGAAGACTTCAATCATCCGCTCATCATCATCGTCACGACGATCACGCTACTCTCGGTGATCGCGGGGATTGTACTTATTCCCTACCGCATCCGCTTCCGCGCGCGGCCGAAGTCTTTGCAATCCCCATAGCCGTAGGATTTGCCTCGGCAGAGAGTCTGCCGCCCGCGTCGCGCAATCAATTGCACCCTGACAGCGGAAGCCGGTGTCCAGCCAACCAATCGCATCCTAGCCTTACACCCGCCCAACATCGGCCAAGAGATGGAAACTGGGACGTGAACTCTCACAAGCCACGACCGATTGAATTGGCCGCTGACCTTTTTGGAGGCCGTGACCTGGCCATAGAGCCCTTGGCCGTCGGCGTAGCGGCCGGGCGCCCGAAGCTGACGTAGCTTCAAATCGGTCAATTGTTCGATCTGCTTGGCCACACGGCCGCTCCCGTACCTACCACGTACCCACCGCGTTAGGCCGACAGACAGACGACATCAACGGACGCCTGCGGCGCCCGCTCCTTGATAATGCTCTGTTTTCAATGAGTTTTGAGATCTGTGGCGTATGCAAGCGCACACCACGCGGACGGCCCGCTGGCGGAGACGGAGGGATTCGAACCCTCGGTACCCGGTTAAGGTACGCTCCCTTAGCAAGGGAGTGCCTTCAGCCACTCGGCCACGTCTCCGGCGGGGGCGGAACGCTTAGCTGGCGCCCCTTCGCACCGCAAGGCGCCTTGTCGCGCCGCATACATGGTTAAGTGGCGCGGGCTTTGCGCGAGCGGACTCGAAGAATTTAGTCCCAAGGGCGAAAATACCCATGTTTCCAGCTGCCTTGCTCCGCGCTGGCGCCAATATGGCCCAGGATGCGGCGCGCTTTGAGCCGTCGCCGCCGCCGATTGACGACGCATTAACCATCGAACAACGCGAGGCGCAGCGAATTGGTGACCTCGCCGCCTCGTTCTGCTTGTTCGGCCTGCGTATCGCGCTTGAGGAAGACGCTTGGCGCGACGCGGCCGAGCCCTATCTCGCCGCCGCCGATACCCCGCCCATGCCCGCCAACGATCCCGCGCACGTGGCCCCCGCCACCGCCTTCGCCTTCCCCAAGCTTGGCCGCCGCGGCGTGCATGTGAGCCCGCGCCTGCCGATGCAGGCGCTGCGCGTGATCGATTGGGCGGCGGTGCTGCTGATCGCGCACGTCGCCGCCCTTTGGGGCGTTGGCGCTGGCCTCTTTGCGCTGTCGCTTGGTGAAGCCGCGACCTTCGTCCTCGCCGCCGGGGCGCTGAAGGCGGGCCTCTGGTTGACCGAAACCTATCGCGCCACGCCTGCAACGATGCGCCCGGAAGGCGCAGTGGGCGGCCTCGCCCTTGGCGTCATCGCCGGCATCATCATCGCCAATCTGATCGCACCTGACGCGCGCGCCTCCGCCGCACTCGCCACCACGCTGCCGATCGCGGCCATGCTGCTCGCCGGTATCCACGCCGCGATCGCGGTATGGAGCAATGCCGCGCACAAAAAGGGCATGTTCGCCGAGAACGTCGTCATCATCGGCGCCACCGAAGCCGCCAAGCGCATCATCGCCCGCGCCAAACGATCGGGCGATATGCGCGTCGTCGCCATCGTGGATGATCGCCTCTCACGCGTGCCGTCGAAGCTCTCGGCAGCCCCAGTCGGCGGCAATATCGATGACCTGATGGCGTGGGACGGCCTGCCGCACGTGGACCGCATCATCATCACCGTGACGCAAAAGGCCGAAACGCGCGTGCGCGCCATGATCGAGCGCCTACGCCCGATCCCGAACCGCGTCGATCTGCTGCTCGATTACCAGAACCAAGGCGTTCAAGGCCGTCGCATCGAGCGCTTGAATGGAACAGCTGTCGCGTGCGTCTCTGGTCGACCGCACAATTATCGCCGCGCCATGATCAAGCGCGCTTCAGACCTCATCATTGGCGGCGCCATGCTCATTGGCTTCGCAATCCCGATGCTCATCATCGCGATTGCGGTCCGCTTAGACAGCAAAGGCCCGATCCTCTATCGCCAGCAACGTCACGGCTTCAACAATCGTGTCTTCACCGTCTTCAAATTCCGTACGATGCGCGTGCGCCCAGAAGAGAAGACCCTGGTGCAAGTGCAAGCCGCCGACCCACGCATCACCCGTCTCGGCCGCTTCCTGCGCAAGACCAGCCTCGATGAGCTGCCGCAATTGCTGAACGTGATGCTGGGCGACATGAGCCTCGTCGGCCCACGTCCGCACGCTGTCGGCATGAAGACGGCCGAGCGCGATCTACAACACATCGTCGCTGAATATGCGCACCGCCACCGCGTGAAGCCAGGCCTCACCGGCTGGGCGCAGATCAATGGTTCGCGCGGCCCAGTGCAAACGCCCGCTGAATTGCGCCGCCGCGTGAAGCTCGATCTCGAATACGTGTCGAACGCCTCGCTCTGGCTCGACCTGCAAATCCTCCTGCGCACCGCCCCATCGCTGCTCGGCGACAAGGAAGCGACGCGCTAAGTGGAGGAAGGAGCGCGGGTCTTCAGACCAGCGATGGCGCCGTACCTTCAAAGTCGTGAGAAGACACGGGTCTGAAGACCCGCGCTCCATGCGCTAGTACTTGCTCCACGCGCCGCAAGCTTTGCAAGAGATCGGCATCGCGCGCGTTTGGCCGATCTGTGCAAGACCGC from Vitreimonas flagellata includes:
- a CDS encoding copper resistance system multicopper oxidase, which translates into the protein MRISTDRDGLTFQRWEGAEHRGLRTTAKEIIVSVERRTLLKAIAGGAGLASVQGLFPAWAQTGSRGIAPTITTLSGPDIALTVGHAPFSVGGRTGHAVTVNGTLPAPLLRLREGQRAQLSVTNTLDEDTSIHWHGILLPFQMDGVPGISFPGIRPGETFVYDFPVRQAGTYWYHSHSGLQEAMGHFGPMIIDPAGADPVAYDREHVIVLSDWSFLHPHEILRRLKASPGYFNQQRTTVAGLLSGEDRMGASQRRMWAGMRMDPRDISDVTGSTYTYLVNGHGPDENWTGLFEPGERVRLRIINASAMTNFNVRIPGLPMTVVQADGENVRPVEVDEFQIAVAETYDVMVNPREDRAYTLVSEAVDRSGMGRATIAPRLGMSAEVPLVRQVPNLTMRDMGMDMGAMDHGNMDHGDMNMRDTSLAPPSMAVGVGVQSISPMPENRLAERPLGLENEPHRVLVYTDLVALNPNRDTRPPSRTLEIHLTGNMERYMWGFDGRRFNEIVEPLRFERNERVRVTLVNDTMMQHPIHLHGHFFELVNGHGPNQPLKHTVNVAPGGRLSFDLTADAPGDWAFHCHMMMHMHSGMFNVVSIRPLDGVAS
- a CDS encoding copper resistance protein B; translation: MKMMAAFVAPLVLATAMPAAAQDHAQHETQTPAPDPHAGHTRATTPQATPPASGEANAADLYFDPAAMARAREQLVTENGGMRTHAIILEELEAGFDDESETYAWHVQGWYGGDVHRFWWKSEGESAFGEEIEHAELQLLYSRAVTPYFDLQAGVRQSYLDGEDRTDLVVGIQGLAPHWFEVGAAAFVSTEGDVTARAEAEYDLRLTQKLILQPSAELHFAAQDIPDLDVGAGFTDANLGVRLRYEISRSFAPYVGVEWTSALGETREIRESLGADTQSTRTVIGLRALF
- a CDS encoding copper resistance CopC family protein; amino-acid sequence: MSKLPLMLGAVLALFATAPIAAAQHNHGSHGAQSTIQTNPADGTMGAAPQTFSATFEHPMRLTALVITPSGGDPIAVTVPASAAATTPSVALPRLAPGNYTFTWTASGDDNHTMTGRVRYMVH
- a CDS encoding copper resistance CopC family protein; the protein is MKRLLLALVAIMLPLVAAPPALAHTAVRETSITDNSTLSAAPENFTVTFSVATGLANVTLTNAAGRNIALDYTPPHAMTTSFTIPLPTLASGAYTISWRTMAHDGHVMPGAIHFTVAD
- a CDS encoding CopD family protein is translated as MEADPLAPALFAIKLGLYGSALLAAGLGLHASLNIIAREDRPRALRTAAVAGLTALIFAALRLGLANVQLGGANALLDPATLSWTWPALGPSSTAVVVGAVAMAAGWLLRSSIATAIGAIAFSISFGLTGHTQALESPGLAPWALGAHVLIAAFWFAGPITLWPARSLEEATLAARVTRFSKFAVAAVPALFALGVWLGLLLAGGWTPLLTSLYGQLLIAKLAAANFALALGAYNKSVVTARLQTAPETGQRALRLTLGLDAVLFLIALAAIAAATSLTGPPSP
- a CDS encoding PepSY domain-containing protein; this encodes MSLARLASFVHKWLALLVGIQIVFWVVSGLFFTIFPIQQIRSENLIRPSQAQTLDTATLASLASLRGDQNALPTKLTIERRPIGQVVVAEFADASPILFDTTTLQRLSPLSAEQANAVARAHVTLTSAPTGATLVTEETAEYRGALPAWRVQFPDGGLSVYVAQNTGAVTARRSDLWRLYDTLWALHIMDWQNHEDFNHPLIIIVTTITLLSVIAGIVLIPYRIRFRARPKSLQSP
- a CDS encoding exopolysaccharide biosynthesis polyprenyl glycosylphosphotransferase, whose translation is MFPAALLRAGANMAQDAARFEPSPPPIDDALTIEQREAQRIGDLAASFCLFGLRIALEEDAWRDAAEPYLAAADTPPMPANDPAHVAPATAFAFPKLGRRGVHVSPRLPMQALRVIDWAAVLLIAHVAALWGVGAGLFALSLGEAATFVLAAGALKAGLWLTETYRATPATMRPEGAVGGLALGVIAGIIIANLIAPDARASAALATTLPIAAMLLAGIHAAIAVWSNAAHKKGMFAENVVIIGATEAAKRIIARAKRSGDMRVVAIVDDRLSRVPSKLSAAPVGGNIDDLMAWDGLPHVDRIIITVTQKAETRVRAMIERLRPIPNRVDLLLDYQNQGVQGRRIERLNGTAVACVSGRPHNYRRAMIKRASDLIIGGAMLIGFAIPMLIIAIAVRLDSKGPILYRQQRHGFNNRVFTVFKFRTMRVRPEEKTLVQVQAADPRITRLGRFLRKTSLDELPQLLNVMLGDMSLVGPRPHAVGMKTAERDLQHIVAEYAHRHRVKPGLTGWAQINGSRGPVQTPAELRRRVKLDLEYVSNASLWLDLQILLRTAPSLLGDKEATR